One window from the genome of Candidatus Binatia bacterium encodes:
- a CDS encoding YqgE/AlgH family protein, with translation MADGSLAPGLLLAMPQMADPNFARTVVLLCRHEGDGSMGLVVNRPTETAVAEVVQFDPPLKVDRAGLRVWTGGPVEQHRAWLLLGFDPGKDEAVSIAPGLYLSASARVLREVIECGDPDRVRETRFLVGYAGWAGGQLESELAASAWLTAEIDKDLIFNTDAEVMWEAAIRSLGIDPYALQLGTGVH, from the coding sequence ATGGCAGACGGCTCTTTGGCTCCAGGTTTATTGTTGGCGATGCCACAGATGGCGGACCCCAACTTTGCGCGCACGGTGGTGCTGCTCTGTCGTCACGAAGGCGACGGCTCCATGGGGCTCGTCGTCAACCGACCCACGGAGACGGCGGTGGCAGAGGTGGTCCAATTTGATCCGCCCCTCAAGGTCGATCGCGCTGGGCTCAGGGTGTGGACTGGTGGGCCGGTCGAGCAACATCGTGCCTGGCTGTTGTTGGGCTTCGATCCTGGCAAGGACGAGGCAGTGAGCATTGCCCCGGGCCTTTACCTCTCGGCGTCGGCCCGCGTGCTCCGCGAGGTCATAGAGTGTGGCGACCCTGACCGGGTACGGGAAACCCGTTTCCTCGTGGGGTACGCAGGGTGGGCTGGGGGCCAGCTCGAATCGGAGCTGGCCGCCTCCGCGTGGCTCACAGCAGAGATCGACAAGGACCTCATTTTCAACACCGACGCCGAGGTCATGTGGGAGGCTGCAATTCGTAGCCTAGGGATCGACCCTTACGCGCTACAGCTCGGAACCGGCGTGCACTGA
- the amrA gene encoding AmmeMemoRadiSam system protein A — MTVTTGDRMALTEHDWLVLMSLAREAIHAQVKGLPPPSVQEVSPALAQRAGVFVTLYRHGRLRGCVGTLTEDAPLHRAVARMAIAAAFEDYRFPPLSEDEVEELTIEISVLSPLREVTTPDDIVVGVHGVALVHDGQRAVFLPKVAVEQGWERETLLEQLCHKAGLPGDAWNWPGTKLFVFTVQSYTAGPEHRAS, encoded by the coding sequence ATGACCGTGACCACGGGTGACCGCATGGCGTTAACCGAACACGACTGGCTTGTTCTCATGTCGCTTGCGCGAGAGGCAATCCACGCCCAGGTGAAAGGGTTGCCTCCACCGAGTGTGCAAGAAGTTTCACCAGCGCTCGCTCAGCGCGCGGGTGTGTTTGTCACGTTGTATCGGCACGGCCGGCTTCGGGGCTGCGTGGGAACCCTGACTGAAGACGCGCCCTTGCACAGAGCGGTCGCCCGTATGGCTATTGCCGCGGCCTTTGAGGACTATCGCTTTCCGCCCCTGAGCGAGGATGAGGTGGAAGAACTCACAATCGAGATTTCGGTCTTGTCACCGCTCCGGGAGGTGACCACGCCGGACGACATTGTCGTCGGTGTGCACGGCGTGGCGCTCGTCCATGACGGCCAGCGGGCTGTGTTCCTGCCTAAGGTAGCGGTAGAACAGGGGTGGGAGCGAGAAACACTCCTAGAACAGCTTTGCCATAAGGCAGGACTGCCGGGCGATGCCTGGAACTGGCCAGGGACAAAGTTGTTCGTCTTTACCGTGCAAAGTTACACTGCTGGTCCTGAGCACCGCGCATCGTAG
- a CDS encoding YceH family protein: MQLNIRLDKVEARVFGVLIEKALTTPEYYPLTLAAVTTAANQKTNRDPVMNLEEPEVAESLESLAKKFLVRRLWPSNSRVEKYAHNGKDALGLEVEPLAVLAELLLRGAQTPGELRTHVSRMVPVPSLEALYQMIQPLLDRGLATRLPPAPGSRAERYAQVLCPTEATTADTSPLREAPDEQEILRERVKALELRLARAERQIRRLAHVVGMSMEALAEASRDEGSDPEV, translated from the coding sequence ATGCAACTGAACATTCGCTTGGACAAGGTCGAGGCCCGCGTTTTTGGTGTGCTTATCGAAAAAGCACTCACGACTCCCGAATATTACCCGCTCACCCTCGCGGCCGTAACCACGGCGGCGAATCAAAAAACGAACCGCGATCCGGTGATGAATCTCGAAGAACCGGAAGTGGCCGAATCCCTGGAATCCCTTGCGAAGAAATTCCTCGTGCGTCGCCTTTGGCCGTCGAATAGCCGCGTGGAGAAATACGCGCACAACGGAAAGGATGCACTTGGGCTCGAAGTCGAGCCCTTGGCGGTGCTCGCTGAGTTGCTTCTCCGTGGCGCCCAGACCCCCGGTGAGCTGAGGACGCACGTGAGCCGAATGGTGCCGGTTCCCTCGCTCGAAGCGTTGTATCAAATGATCCAGCCGCTTCTCGATCGCGGGCTTGCAACCCGATTGCCGCCAGCACCCGGATCGCGCGCGGAGCGATATGCGCAGGTATTGTGTCCCACGGAGGCAACGACTGCGGACACCTCGCCGCTTAGGGAAGCGCCTGACGAGCAAGAGATCCTGCGAGAGCGAGTAAAGGCGTTGGAATTGCGCTTAGCCCGTGCCGAGCGACAAATTCGTCGCTTGGCACACGTGGTCGGCATGTCGATGGAAGCGCTGGCGGAGGCCAGCCGCGACGAGGGGAGCGACCCAGAAGTCTGA
- a CDS encoding M20/M25/M40 family metallo-hydrolase: MTQHRNEADRERRAHDWIRALSEMPHRIAGSLYERQSAEMVGDWLRALGFANVQIVPVRGGPRPGLALALHAAVGLLGVVWGGLIGLVLSALAAWSFYREHVQRRPLLSRLLRAPDSVDVLARHGAPNPSLRIVLSAHIDTTEAGFLFSPVLASWFAAWNRRNDETTPPSLPPLALPFWLLIGGVAVATGEWMGAHGFFFATLRLGIIFGLALATALGLQWAMARPTPGANDNASAVAAMLLAAEQLKDVLPASAELMVVGTGAEECGCGGMVELLEGHPHWDRERTVFINFECVGGGELRYVLSEGLLGRTFYPPELLCVARRVAASGRFGRVTPVHLLAGTDGNVPARHSFPTLSLITLEENGVPRNYHQPNDTVERIDLPTVVRAADFGVEVIRQLLSAS, translated from the coding sequence ATGACACAACACCGAAACGAGGCTGACCGCGAGCGGCGCGCCCACGATTGGATTCGCGCCCTCAGTGAGATGCCGCATCGCATCGCTGGCTCGCTTTACGAACGGCAAAGCGCCGAGATGGTGGGCGACTGGCTCCGGGCTCTCGGCTTCGCCAACGTGCAAATTGTGCCGGTCCGCGGGGGCCCGCGCCCCGGCCTCGCCTTGGCCTTGCATGCAGCCGTGGGTTTGCTCGGTGTGGTGTGGGGCGGCTTGATTGGCCTTGTCTTGAGCGCGCTCGCTGCCTGGTCCTTTTACCGAGAACATGTCCAACGGCGACCGCTGCTCTCTCGCCTCTTGCGTGCTCCCGACTCTGTGGACGTTTTAGCGCGCCACGGCGCCCCCAATCCCTCGCTTCGAATCGTGCTCAGCGCGCACATCGACACGACTGAAGCCGGGTTTCTCTTCTCCCCCGTGCTGGCCAGCTGGTTTGCCGCATGGAATCGCCGCAACGACGAAACGACGCCACCGTCGCTCCCCCCTCTGGCACTCCCATTTTGGTTACTCATTGGAGGCGTGGCGGTCGCCACCGGCGAATGGATGGGCGCCCATGGATTCTTCTTCGCCACCTTGCGTCTGGGCATCATCTTCGGTCTTGCGCTCGCCACGGCGCTCGGCTTGCAGTGGGCCATGGCGCGCCCAACGCCCGGGGCAAACGACAACGCGTCGGCAGTGGCTGCCATGCTGCTGGCAGCGGAGCAGCTCAAGGATGTTCTTCCAGCGAGTGCTGAGCTCATGGTTGTCGGTACCGGAGCGGAGGAATGTGGCTGTGGGGGCATGGTGGAGCTTTTGGAAGGCCACCCACATTGGGATCGCGAACGAACCGTTTTCATCAACTTCGAGTGCGTGGGCGGAGGCGAACTCCGCTATGTGCTGAGCGAAGGATTGCTCGGCCGGACGTTTTATCCTCCCGAATTGTTGTGCGTGGCGCGGCGGGTGGCGGCTAGCGGGCGCTTCGGGCGAGTAACGCCCGTGCACTTACTAGCCGGCACCGACGGCAACGTCCCTGCGCGGCACAGCTTCCCCACACTGTCGCTAATCACCCTGGAAGAGAACGGTGTTCCGCGCAATTACCACCAACCGAACGACACTGTAGAGAGGATTGATCTGCCGACCGTCGTGCGGGCTGCGGACTTCGGCGTCGAGGTCATCCGTCAGCTCTTGAGCGCATCGTAG
- a CDS encoding prolipoprotein diacylglyceryl transferase, with protein MKPILFTIGNFAVPSFWVMAFLGFLGGFLVVRQEAQRRGFGTELAYDVLLYAYVGGWVGARLFLIPTAWELFRNDPIAFLLSGSGWVWYGGVAGGTLGVWLLARRQQIPFIELADICAPALALGLAIGRIGCQLSGDGDYGVPTSLPWGMSYPNGVVPTAERVHPAPLYEMIGSLAIFAYLWRIRHHARPGEVVGRYLLLATSLRFAIEFVRRNPAWLWGLTTAQVWSIGLACVGLYLLRRARQTHYPTAQPAASNQAPAV; from the coding sequence GTGAAACCGATCCTTTTCACCATTGGCAATTTTGCGGTGCCCAGCTTCTGGGTGATGGCCTTTCTCGGCTTCCTTGGCGGCTTTCTTGTAGTGCGCCAGGAAGCGCAACGACGAGGTTTCGGCACCGAGCTGGCCTATGACGTGTTGCTGTACGCATACGTCGGCGGCTGGGTTGGGGCTCGCCTCTTCCTCATCCCAACGGCATGGGAGCTCTTCCGAAACGATCCGATTGCGTTTCTTCTGAGCGGGAGTGGATGGGTGTGGTACGGCGGCGTTGCCGGGGGGACTCTGGGCGTTTGGCTGTTGGCTCGGCGCCAACAAATCCCTTTCATCGAACTCGCGGACATCTGTGCGCCCGCGCTGGCCCTCGGTCTTGCCATCGGACGGATCGGCTGTCAGCTCAGCGGCGACGGAGACTATGGCGTACCGACCTCCTTGCCGTGGGGAATGAGTTATCCGAACGGGGTCGTGCCTACGGCGGAGCGTGTTCACCCTGCCCCGCTCTACGAGATGATTGGCTCGCTCGCGATCTTCGCCTATTTGTGGCGCATTCGACACCACGCCCGACCAGGGGAGGTAGTCGGGCGGTATCTTTTGCTCGCCACGTCGCTGCGCTTTGCCATCGAGTTCGTCCGCCGCAACCCCGCATGGCTCTGGGGGCTCACCACGGCCCAAGTTTGGAGCATCGGCCTAGCCTGCGTGGGCCTGTACCTCCTTCGACGCGCTCGGCAGACCCACTACCCCACAGCGCAGCCTGCGGCTAGCAACCAAGCGCCCGCAGTTTAG
- a CDS encoding pyridoxal phosphate-dependent aminotransferase gives MQLSERVKWIKPSATLAVTEKAASLRRQGVEVIDLGAGEPDFDTPEHIKEAARRALARGETKYTPVGGTDELKAAIVAKLARDNGVTYAKNEVMANCGGKHALFVLFQALFNEGDEVLVPAPYWVSYPDMLLLSGARARIVFPSPGQDFKLRPQDLETALTPRTKAVILNSPSNPAGVAYTPAELAELLDVLGKHDCWIISDDVYEKMVYGDFVLGQVLQVRPDLRPRTILCNSVSKTYAMTGWRIGYTAGPAEVIKAMTTIQGQMTSNPSSVAQAAAAEALTGDQEPVARMMAEFGKRREFVVERLRAIPGIECSKPQGAFYVFPNVSAYLGKPNGPQTGDELAAYLIEKVHVAVVGGTDFGYPTHIRISYANSMENLNQALERMAAALAELRGRS, from the coding sequence ATGCAACTGAGTGAGCGTGTGAAATGGATCAAACCCTCCGCAACCCTGGCGGTAACCGAGAAGGCCGCGTCCTTGCGGCGTCAGGGCGTTGAGGTCATCGACCTTGGTGCCGGCGAGCCTGATTTCGACACGCCCGAGCACATCAAGGAAGCGGCCCGCCGTGCGCTGGCGCGGGGTGAGACGAAGTACACACCGGTTGGCGGAACCGACGAGCTCAAGGCAGCGATCGTCGCCAAGCTCGCGCGGGACAATGGGGTCACCTACGCGAAAAACGAAGTGATGGCCAATTGCGGAGGCAAGCACGCGCTGTTCGTGTTGTTTCAGGCGCTATTCAACGAGGGTGACGAAGTTCTCGTTCCGGCGCCTTACTGGGTGAGCTATCCGGACATGCTGTTGCTGTCCGGGGCGCGGGCACGCATCGTTTTCCCATCACCTGGGCAAGACTTCAAACTTCGCCCGCAGGACCTGGAGACTGCACTGACCCCGCGCACAAAGGCGGTGATTCTCAACAGCCCCAGCAACCCGGCTGGGGTTGCCTACACGCCAGCAGAGTTGGCCGAACTTCTGGACGTCCTCGGCAAGCATGACTGTTGGATCATTTCCGACGATGTCTACGAAAAAATGGTTTACGGAGACTTCGTTCTCGGACAGGTCCTGCAGGTGCGGCCGGACCTCCGCCCTCGGACGATTCTCTGCAACTCCGTTTCCAAAACCTACGCGATGACCGGCTGGCGAATTGGCTACACCGCCGGACCGGCCGAGGTCATCAAGGCCATGACAACGATTCAGGGCCAGATGACTTCCAACCCCTCGTCGGTTGCGCAAGCGGCGGCGGCGGAAGCTCTAACGGGGGATCAAGAACCTGTGGCGCGCATGATGGCTGAGTTCGGTAAACGGCGCGAGTTCGTAGTCGAGCGCTTGCGGGCCATCCCCGGCATCGAGTGCAGCAAACCTCAGGGGGCGTTCTACGTCTTTCCCAATGTGTCCGCGTATCTCGGGAAGCCCAACGGTCCACAAACTGGCGACGAACTGGCAGCGTATCTGATTGAGAAAGTGCACGTCGCCGTGGTCGGCGGTACGGACTTTGGCTACCCGACACACATCCGTATCTCCTATGCCAACTCGATGGAAAATCTCAATCAGGCATTGGAGCGGATGGCCGCCGCACTTGCGGAATTGAGAGGGCGGTCCTAA
- a CDS encoding enoyl-ACP reductase, translating to MAAADGLLLGRRALILGVANDHSLAWAIAREFHLQGAELALTYAGEVFERRVRPLAEELGVHLVYPCDVQDDGQVAALRQALSNQWPQIDIIVHAIAFALRDDLKDEFSKTSREGFRIALEVSAYSFVQLARAFSELFRPGSSLVTLTYFGAEKVVPNYNVMGVAKAALEACVRYLAAELGPRGVRVNAVSAGPVRTLSAAGIAGFRDMLRHHAERAPLRRNVTAEEVAKATLFLASDLASAVTGEVLHVDAGYNIIGF from the coding sequence ATGGCGGCGGCGGACGGTCTTCTGCTGGGGAGACGAGCACTCATCCTCGGGGTCGCCAACGACCATAGTCTAGCCTGGGCGATTGCTCGCGAATTTCACCTCCAGGGCGCGGAGCTGGCGTTGACCTACGCTGGTGAGGTTTTCGAGCGGCGCGTTCGCCCACTGGCGGAAGAGCTCGGGGTGCATCTCGTCTATCCGTGCGACGTACAAGACGACGGGCAGGTCGCTGCACTGCGCCAAGCTCTAAGCAATCAGTGGCCGCAGATCGATATCATCGTGCACGCAATTGCCTTTGCCCTACGCGATGATCTCAAGGACGAATTCTCCAAGACCTCCAGGGAAGGGTTCCGCATTGCCTTGGAAGTGAGTGCGTATTCGTTCGTGCAACTTGCCCGGGCTTTCTCCGAACTCTTCCGGCCTGGGAGCTCACTCGTCACCCTGACCTACTTCGGTGCGGAGAAGGTCGTGCCAAACTACAACGTGATGGGGGTGGCCAAGGCGGCGCTCGAGGCCTGCGTTCGGTATCTCGCCGCGGAGCTCGGACCGCGTGGAGTGCGTGTGAACGCCGTGTCCGCAGGGCCGGTGCGCACGCTATCGGCTGCGGGAATCGCGGGCTTTCGCGACATGCTCCGCCATCACGCCGAGCGCGCTCCGCTACGACGGAACGTCACCGCCGAGGAAGTTGCCAAAGCCACACTGTTTCTCGCGAGCGACCTCGCCTCAGCGGTGACGGGCGAAGTCCTGCACGTGGACGCCGGCTACAACATTATCGGCTTTTGA
- the coaD gene encoding pantetheine-phosphate adenylyltransferase — MTAADPTHAILKAVYAGSFDPITNGHIDIVRRAVEIFDQVIVAVAGVTTDAKKGGALFTAVERVEMIREALADVRDRVVVDSFGGLLVDYCDQVGARVIIRGLRAVSDFEYEFQMAMMNRHLKPHIHTLFLPTSEAHSYTSSRLVKEVAALGGDISGQVPDGVRRRLLEKLRPSR; from the coding sequence ATGACGGCTGCAGATCCCACACACGCAATCTTGAAGGCGGTTTACGCCGGTTCGTTTGATCCGATTACCAACGGACACATCGACATTGTCCGCCGCGCCGTGGAGATTTTCGATCAAGTCATCGTTGCGGTGGCTGGCGTAACGACCGACGCGAAAAAGGGCGGCGCGTTGTTCACCGCTGTAGAGCGCGTGGAGATGATCCGTGAGGCACTGGCTGACGTGCGCGACCGAGTGGTGGTCGACAGCTTTGGGGGCCTTTTGGTCGATTACTGCGACCAGGTAGGAGCGCGGGTCATCATCCGTGGACTGCGTGCGGTTTCGGACTTCGAGTACGAATTCCAGATGGCGATGATGAACCGCCATCTAAAGCCGCACATCCATACGTTGTTTCTCCCGACCAGCGAGGCCCACTCATACACGTCTTCGCGGCTGGTGAAAGAAGTGGCCGCACTCGGCGGGGACATTTCTGGGCAGGTTCCGGATGGCGTCCGCCGCCGCCTTCTCGAAAAGCTTCGCCCCTCGCGCTGA